The Dethiosulfovibrio peptidovorans genome contains the following window.
TCACCAGAACGATCGGTAGCCAGAGATATTGACGACTTGCTGGCGGTGAACGCCGCAGTCCACGCCACCGAGCTATTCGAGGGGAAGGCCGGATCCTATGCCTTTCGAGTGGTTCCATCTTCGCCTATCTTAGGAATGAGTCTCTCGGAAGTCGGGAGAAATTATCCCGATATATCGGCCATCATGGTGTATGTCGAACGAGAGAGCGACGGATTCGTTCCATCGGGAGATTGGGTCGCCCAGGAGGGTGATATCTGTTTTCTCGTATCCTTTCGGAATAAAGTTTTCCAGTTACAGCAACTTTTCCATCCGACGAAGGACAAGGGACTCCGACGGGTAATGATCGTAGGGGGTGGAAAGCTGGGAGCTCATCTTGCTCGTCGGTTAGTTCGGCGATATCCGGGGATATTAGTTAAGATTATAGATAGAGACAGTGGAAAATGTAATAAGCTAGCTGAGGAGTTCCCCGATGTAATGGTTCTCTGTGGTGACGGAACCGACGAGCGTCTTCTTCGTCACGAGGGCATCGAAAGTATGGATGGGCTTGTGGCCACTACCGAACGGGACGAACTGAACATGATCGTCGCTGTTTTGGCCACGAGATTGAAAGCCAGAAAAACTGTAGCGGTGGTCCGCAAGGCGGTCTATTCTCGGCTATCTGAAAATCTCCCCATTGACGCTGTGGTTAATCCCAACGAATCACTAGCCTCCTTAATCCTTCGTCACGTTCGATATCCGGAGACTGCTGGATCGTTATCCCTTATTGATCGGATTGGCGCTGAGATGCTGGAGGTTGTTGTTCCCGATAACAGCCCGGCTATTGGGCGTAAACTTATGGATCTTCAACTCCCCAAAGGGGTATTGTTTGCCATGGTCAACAGAGACGGGCGAGTTATTCTTCCCAGGGGTGACATGGCTCTCCAAAGTCGTGACATTGTCTCAGTCTTTGCCACAGGAGATCTTCTTCCTAAGGCGTTGAAAGTACTGGGTGTTCAACAGTGAGGTACGGGCTGGTCTGTCGGGTCCTGGGGCTTATCGGGGCTATCGTATCTCTTTCCATGCTCTGGCCTCTATGGTGGAGCTTAAAGGATGGAAGCGCCGACAGAATTCCTTTTATATGTGGGATCGCTATTGGTTTGGGTATCGGTGTCGTCTTGTACTGCTTGGGTCGGGGACAGGATTACCAGGAACTGGGAATACGAGAGGCCTTTGCCGTGGTGAGTCTTTCATGGATCCTCGCCTCGTCTATAGGGGCCGTGCCTTTTTATATGGCTGGGACCACCTCCACTTACACTGACGCTTTTTTTGAAGCCATGTCCGGTTTTACGACAACAGGTGCTTCAATTCTTTCAGATATCGAGTCCAATCCCCGAGGTATTTTATTCTGGAGAAGCCTAACCCATTGGCTTGGGGGTATGGGTATTATCGTGCTCAGTTTGGCTGTCTTGCCATTTATCGGCGTCGGAGGCATGCAACTCTTCAAGGCTGAGGTTCCGGGACCGACTCCGGAGAAGCTCACCCCTCGTGTACAGCAAACGGCGGTCCTTCTGTGGGGAGTGTATGTGTTGCTCTCCTTTTTGGAGGTTCTTGCCCTCTCTATCGCTGGGATGAACCTTTTCGATGCTCTCACCCACACGTTCGGTACCATGGCCACTGGCGGTTTTTCGCCATTGAACGGTAGTGTGGGGCAGTTCCATAATCCAGTTTTTGACTGGATTATCATCGTCTTTATGTTTTTGGCTGGCGCTAATTTTGCTCTGCACTACATGGTGCTTCAAGGCAAGCTTTTGGCCCTTTGGTACGACGAGGAGTTTCGGTTTTATTTCAAAGTTATTGCCTTCTCAAGTCTGAGTATCATGGCATTCCTCATGTTTTCTGGATCATACAGCTCGCTGGAGAAAGCTTTCAGGGACGCAACCTTTCAGGTTGTCAGTATAGTCACCACGACAGGCTATGCCACAGCGGATTTCGATACGTGGCCTCAGTATACTCGTTTTTTGTTGCTCCTTCTTATGTTTATCGGTGGTTGTGCTGGATCCACCGGAGGGGGGATCAAGAACGTACGAATCATGGTGGTCCTTCGTCGGGTTGGCGTGGAGCTTCGACGGCTTCTTCATCCTCAGCAACTGATAAAGATG
Protein-coding sequences here:
- a CDS encoding Trk system potassium transporter TrkA, which translates into the protein MKIVIVGAGNVGYSIAKSLSEEGHDIVVVERDRSVGTKVENELDVAVVFGNGSRPPVLETAGVKNGCDIDFLVACTNRDEVNIVACWIAKRCGVKRVISRARGLEYTDSPQWGAFLGIDVMNSPERSVARDIDDLLAVNAAVHATELFEGKAGSYAFRVVPSSPILGMSLSEVGRNYPDISAIMVYVERESDGFVPSGDWVAQEGDICFLVSFRNKVFQLQQLFHPTKDKGLRRVMIVGGGKLGAHLARRLVRRYPGILVKIIDRDSGKCNKLAEEFPDVMVLCGDGTDERLLRHEGIESMDGLVATTERDELNMIVAVLATRLKARKTVAVVRKAVYSRLSENLPIDAVVNPNESLASLILRHVRYPETAGSLSLIDRIGAEMLEVVVPDNSPAIGRKLMDLQLPKGVLFAMVNRDGRVILPRGDMALQSRDIVSVFATGDLLPKALKVLGVQQ
- a CDS encoding potassium transporter, which encodes MRYGLVCRVLGLIGAIVSLSMLWPLWWSLKDGSADRIPFICGIAIGLGIGVVLYCLGRGQDYQELGIREAFAVVSLSWILASSIGAVPFYMAGTTSTYTDAFFEAMSGFTTTGASILSDIESNPRGILFWRSLTHWLGGMGIIVLSLAVLPFIGVGGMQLFKAEVPGPTPEKLTPRVQQTAVLLWGVYVLLSFLEVLALSIAGMNLFDALTHTFGTMATGGFSPLNGSVGQFHNPVFDWIIIVFMFLAGANFALHYMVLQGKLLALWYDEEFRFYFKVIAFSSLSIMAFLMFSGSYSSLEKAFRDATFQVVSIVTTTGYATADFDTWPQYTRFLLLLLMFIGGCAGSTGGGIKNVRIMVVLRRVGVELRRLLHPQQLIKMRLNGRPLREDIITSVTAFFLLYMVLFAVGTAAMAAMGLDLLSALSSVAATLGNIGPGLESVGPTQNYGAICIPGKWLLSLFMLLGRLEIFTVIMLFMPGTWRQ